DNA sequence from the Pseudoduganella plicata genome:
GCTGGCGCGCGAGAAGATGGACCTGATCAAAAACGGCAAGATCGCCGCGCTGAACTACTCGCCGTTCTGGGCGAAGAAGCAGGGCGCCCGCGCCGTGGGCGCACCGGGTAACATCGTCATGGCCGGCGGCAGCAAGTCCACCGCGGAACTGATCGCCAGCACGAAAAAGGGTGTGCTGGTGACCCGCACCTGGTATATCCGCATGGTCGATCCGCAATCGGTGCTGCTGACTGGCCTGACGCGCGACGGCACGTTCTACATCGAGAACGGCAAGATCAAGCATCCGATCAAGAACTTCCGCTTCAACGAAAGCCCCGTCACGATGCTGAACAATATCGACGAGCTGGGACGTCCGGAAATCCTGGCCGGCGACGAAAGCCAGTTCCAGCTCCTGATCCCGGCGATGCGGGTGCGGGACTTCAACTTCACGTCCCTCTCCGACGCCGTGTGAGGCACTGGGGACGGGCACCGCAGTCCGGTGCCTTTCCCCGACGTTAGCCACCAACCCGGATCAAAGACGTTAAAGCAGCAAACCAGGCAACAGCAACAGGAGCAACAGTGGAACGACGTACCTTCCTGAAAGTGGGCGCAGCAGCCGGTGGCACGCTGCTCGTCCCCGTCTTCGGCAACGCCATCGCGGCAGAAGAGCTGATGAACCCCATGGCCGTGCAGTTCAAGAAATCGCTGGCCGATGCCGCGATGAACGCGGCCACCAAGGCCGGCGCGTCGTATTGCGACGTGCGCATCGGCCGTTACCTGAACCAGTTCATCACGACGCGCGACGTCAACGTCGAGAACATCGTCAATACGGAATCGTCCGGCGTGGGCGTGCGCGTGCTGGCCAATGGCGCGTACGGCTTTGTGGCGACCAATGTGATGACGCCGGACGCAGTGGCCGATGCCGCCCGCCAGGCCGTGGCGATCGCCCGCGCCAACGCGCGGCTGCAGAGCGAGCCGGTGCAGCTGGCGCCCGTCAAGGGCGTCGGCGAAGTCGCATGGGCCACGCCGTTCACGAAGGACTGGCGCACGGTGCCGGTCAAGGAGAAGGCCGAGATGCTGATCGCCGCCAACAAGGCGGGCCTGGCGGCGGGCGCCACGTTCATGACGTCGATGCTGTTCCAGGTCAACCAGCAAAAGTATTTTGCATCGACGGACGGCTCGTACATCGACCAGGACGTGCACCGTCTGTGGTCGCCGTTTACCGCCACGGCCGTGGACAAGGCCAGCGGCAAGTTCCGCACGCGCGACGGCCTGTCGTCGCCGGCCGGCATGGGCTATGAGTTCTTCGACGCGCAGCCGCGCCACAAGGTGCGCGCCGCCGGCGGCGTCACCACGCTGTACCACGGTGCCTACGACATCGTCGAGGATGCGAAAGCCGCGGGCCGCCAGGCGCGCGAGAAGCTGACGGCGAAGAGCGTCGAGCCGGGCAAGTACGATCTGGTGCTCTCGCCCGAACACCTGTTCCTGACGATCCACGAATCCGTCGGCCACGCCACGGAGCTCGACCGGGTGCTGGGCTACGAGGCCAATTACGCCGGCACCAGCTTTGCCACGCTGGACAAATGGCAGTCGAAAAAATTCAAGTATGGTTCCGATATCGTCAATTTCGTGGCCGACCGCACCACGCCGGGCTCGCTGGGCGCCGTCGGCTACGATGATGAAGGCGTGCCAGGCAAGCGCTGGGACATCATCAAAAATGGCGTGCTGGTGAACTATCAGGCCACGCGCGACCAGGCCCACATCATCGGCGAGAAGGAGTCGCACGGCTGCTCGTTTGCCGACAGCTGGAGCAGCGTGCAGTTCCAGCGCATGCCCAACGTGTCGCTTGCCGCTGGCGCGAACAAGCTGACGCCGGACGAACTGGTGAAAGATGTCAAAAAAGGCATCTATATCCTTGGCCGCGGCTCTTACTCCATCGACCAGCAGCGCTACAACTTCCAGTTCGGCGGCCAGCTTTTCTATGAAATCAAGGATGGGAAGATCACGCAGCAGCTGGGCGACGTGGCCTACCAGGCCAATACGCAGGAATTCTGGAACGCCTGCACGGCCATGTGCGACGAGCGCGACTGGCGCATGGGCGGCTCCTTCTTCGATGGCAAGGGCCAGCCGAGCCAGATCAGCGCCGTGTCGCATGGATCGAGCACGACGCGCTTCAACGGCATCAACGTGATCAACACGGCGCGCAAGATCGCCTGACCCCACAAGAAAACGTCATGAAATTACTGAACCAGGATGAAGCAAAGCGCATCAGCGCCAAGGTGATGGCGCTGACGAAAGCCGACGAATGCCGCGTGTCGATCTCCGGCTCGCGCAAGGGCAATGTGCGCTATGCGCGCAACAGCGTCTCGACGGCGGGGCTGGTGGAGGACACGCAGCTGTCCGTCTCCGTCGCCTTCGGCAAGCGCCAGGGCACGGCGCAGATCAACGAGTTCGACGACAAGTCGCTGGAAAAGGCCGTGCGCCGCGCCGAGGAAGTGGCGCGTCTGGCACCGGAAAACCCGGAGTTCATGCCGGCCGTCGGCAAACAGGAATTCCGCGCCACGCCAACCTACAACAAGAACGCCGATGCCTTCAGCCCCGAATACCGGGCCGAAATGGCGTTCCAGAGCATTGACGCGGCACGCAAGAAGGGCCTTGTCGCCGCCGGCTTCTTCTCAGACAGCACGGGCTTCGAATGCATCGCCAACTCGAATGGCGTGTTCGGCTACCAGGAACTGGCCAGCCTGAATTTCACCGTGACGACGCGCACGGAAGACGGCCGGGGCTCGGGCTGGGTCAACCGCGCGGCCTACGACCCGAAAAGCTTCGATGCCCGCGCCGCTTCCGAGATCGCCATCGAGAAGGCGCTGCGTTCCGTCGAGGCCAAGGCGCTGGAGCCGGGCCGCTACACAGTGGTGCTGGAGCCGTCGGCATCGTCCGATATGCTCAACTTCATGTTTGGCGCGTTCGATGCCCGCCAGGCCGACGAAGGCCGCAGCTTCCTGGCGAAGAAGGGCGGTGGCAACCGCCTGGGCGACCGGCTGTTCGACGAGAAGGTCAACGTCTGGGCCGACCCGTGGGACGCCAACGCGCCCGTGCTGCCGTGGGAACAGCAGTCGATGATGGCACGCCGGAAAACGGACCTGATCAAAAATGGCCAGGTGGCGTCGCTCGACTACGACCGCTACTGGGCGCAGAAGTCCGGCAAGCCGGCCAGCGCCGATCACGGCAACATCATCATGGCCGGCGGCAGCAAGTCCACCGAACAGCTGATCGCGGAAACCAGGAAGGGCATCCTCGTCACGCGCACGTGGTATATCCGCATGGTCGATCCGCAGTCGGTGCTGCTGACCGGGTTGACGCGCGACGGCACGTTCTACATCGAGAACGGCAAGATCCGCCACCCGATCAAGAACTTCCGCTTCAATGAGAGCCCTGTCGTCATGCTGAACAATATCGACGAGCTGGGCAAACCGATGCTGATCGGCGACGCGAATTCGCGCTTCCGCATGATGATTCCGGCGATGCGCGTGCGCGACTTCAACTTCACGTCGCTGTCGGACGCCGTCTGACGCGCGGGAGCACGGCTTGGCATACGATTTCTATTTCACGCGCCTGACCTACGAGTCGGGCGACTGGGATGTGGATATCCGCATGCCAAGCAATGTGCTGAACTCCCTCGTCGAGTACACGACGTTGAAAGTCGATACGACGGAGCGGATCGTCGCGTTATCCGACCCGAAGATGCTGGAGGCGCCGTTCTGCTACCTGGCCGGCCACAAGCTGGTGCAGTTCACGGACGCGGAACGCAAGAACTTCGAGCGCTACGTGAAGGGTGGCGGTTTTGTCTTTGTCGACGACTGCAACCACGATATCGACGGGCTCTTTGCGAAATCGTTCGAGGCGGAGATGGCGCGCATCTTCGGCGCGAAAGCCCTGCACAGGATTCCCAACACGCATCCGCTGTATTCGTGCTTCTTCCGTTTCGACGGGCCGCCCAACACGGGGATGGAGCTCAATGGCTGGGGCGACGACCTGGTGCACGAGTACCTGCAGGCGATCGAGGTGAAGGGCCGCATCGGAGTCTTGTACAGCAACAAGGACTACGGCTGCGAGTGGGACTACGACTTCCGCAACAAGCGCTGGCTGGCGGTCGATAACACGCGGTTTGCGGTGAACATCATTCAGTACGCATTGGGAGCATGAGGGAATGGCGGAAAGCGGCATGAATATCGAGTGGAACGAACAGGAAATCGCGGCGCTGACGAACAAGGTGAAAGCGCTGCGCGCCAGCATGAGCAGCGTCATCGTCGGCCAGCATGAGGTGATCGAGTCGCTCTTGATTTGCCTGCTGGCGGGCGGTCACGCGCTGGTCGAGGGCGTGCCGGGGCTGGGCAAGACGCTGCTGGTCAAATCGCTGGCGCAGGCCACGGACATGCAGTTCCGCCGCGTGCAGTTCACGCCTGACCTGATGCCCTCCGATATCGTCGGCACGGAGATCCTGGAAGAGGATACGGCCACGCGCAAGCGCGAGTTCCGCTTCCAGCAGGGGCCGGTGTTCACGCAGGTGCTGCTGGCCGACGAGATCAACCGCGCGCCGCCGAAAACGCAGTCCGCACTGCTGGAAGCGATGCAGGAACGCGCCGTGACGTTCGCCGGCCAGACCCATGAACTGCCGCGCCCCTTCTTCGTGCTGGCGACGCAGAACCCGATCGAGCAGGCCGGCACGTATCCACTGCCGGAAGCGCAGCTGGACCGCTTCCTGCTGCGCATCGACGTGGGCTATCCGAGCGAGGACGAAGAGATCGCCATGGTCTCGAACACCACGCATGGCGCGCTGCAGGATGCGCCGGCCGCAATGGACGTGGCCGCGCTGCTGCGCCTGCAGGCGCTGGTACGCGACATCGAAATCGGCGAGCACCTGCTGCGCTACGCAACGCGCCTCGTGCGTGCGACGCGGCCGGCCGAAACGTCCGTCGATGCCGTCAAGAAGCACGTCGGCTGGGGTGCCGGTCCCCGCGCCGGCCAGGCGCTGGTGCTGGCATCGAAAGCGCGCGCACTGATGCATGGCCGCCTGGCCGTCACGCGCGACGATATCGCCGCAATGCTGCTGCCGGTGCTGGCGCACCGCGTGCTGCGCAACTTCGAAGCGGAAGCGGACGGCGTGGCCATGGCCGACATCCTGGCGCACCTGCTCGACCGGATCAAACCCGCCTAAGTACCGATGCTGCAAACGCCCGCGTTGCTGGCGCACGCCGCCAATCTCGACCTCGTGATCCGCCACGTGCTGGCGGGACTCGGCCATGGCATTCACGCCGGCCGCGAACGGGGTGCGGGCGTCGAGTTTTCCGAGTACCGTGCCTACGCGCCGGGCGACGAATGGCGCCGTGT
Encoded proteins:
- a CDS encoding TldD/PmbA family protein, with translation MERRTFLKVGAAAGGTLLVPVFGNAIAAEELMNPMAVQFKKSLADAAMNAATKAGASYCDVRIGRYLNQFITTRDVNVENIVNTESSGVGVRVLANGAYGFVATNVMTPDAVADAARQAVAIARANARLQSEPVQLAPVKGVGEVAWATPFTKDWRTVPVKEKAEMLIAANKAGLAAGATFMTSMLFQVNQQKYFASTDGSYIDQDVHRLWSPFTATAVDKASGKFRTRDGLSSPAGMGYEFFDAQPRHKVRAAGGVTTLYHGAYDIVEDAKAAGRQAREKLTAKSVEPGKYDLVLSPEHLFLTIHESVGHATELDRVLGYEANYAGTSFATLDKWQSKKFKYGSDIVNFVADRTTPGSLGAVGYDDEGVPGKRWDIIKNGVLVNYQATRDQAHIIGEKESHGCSFADSWSSVQFQRMPNVSLAAGANKLTPDELVKDVKKGIYILGRGSYSIDQQRYNFQFGGQLFYEIKDGKITQQLGDVAYQANTQEFWNACTAMCDERDWRMGGSFFDGKGQPSQISAVSHGSSTTRFNGINVINTARKIA
- a CDS encoding TldD/PmbA family protein; this translates as MKLLNQDEAKRISAKVMALTKADECRVSISGSRKGNVRYARNSVSTAGLVEDTQLSVSVAFGKRQGTAQINEFDDKSLEKAVRRAEEVARLAPENPEFMPAVGKQEFRATPTYNKNADAFSPEYRAEMAFQSIDAARKKGLVAAGFFSDSTGFECIANSNGVFGYQELASLNFTVTTRTEDGRGSGWVNRAAYDPKSFDARAASEIAIEKALRSVEAKALEPGRYTVVLEPSASSDMLNFMFGAFDARQADEGRSFLAKKGGGNRLGDRLFDEKVNVWADPWDANAPVLPWEQQSMMARRKTDLIKNGQVASLDYDRYWAQKSGKPASADHGNIIMAGGSKSTEQLIAETRKGILVTRTWYIRMVDPQSVLLTGLTRDGTFYIENGKIRHPIKNFRFNESPVVMLNNIDELGKPMLIGDANSRFRMMIPAMRVRDFNFTSLSDAV
- a CDS encoding DUF4159 domain-containing protein; its protein translation is MAYDFYFTRLTYESGDWDVDIRMPSNVLNSLVEYTTLKVDTTERIVALSDPKMLEAPFCYLAGHKLVQFTDAERKNFERYVKGGGFVFVDDCNHDIDGLFAKSFEAEMARIFGAKALHRIPNTHPLYSCFFRFDGPPNTGMELNGWGDDLVHEYLQAIEVKGRIGVLYSNKDYGCEWDYDFRNKRWLAVDNTRFAVNIIQYALGA
- a CDS encoding AAA family ATPase; translation: MNIEWNEQEIAALTNKVKALRASMSSVIVGQHEVIESLLICLLAGGHALVEGVPGLGKTLLVKSLAQATDMQFRRVQFTPDLMPSDIVGTEILEEDTATRKREFRFQQGPVFTQVLLADEINRAPPKTQSALLEAMQERAVTFAGQTHELPRPFFVLATQNPIEQAGTYPLPEAQLDRFLLRIDVGYPSEDEEIAMVSNTTHGALQDAPAAMDVAALLRLQALVRDIEIGEHLLRYATRLVRATRPAETSVDAVKKHVGWGAGPRAGQALVLASKARALMHGRLAVTRDDIAAMLLPVLAHRVLRNFEAEADGVAMADILAHLLDRIKPA